In Streptomyces sp. NBC_00483, a single window of DNA contains:
- a CDS encoding sensor histidine kinase: MPRFLRPLARAVTYTRWLHLLCSSVIAFVFAMVYPGLSSPSVGAWVLIYVIPAPLLLVLGAIPVMRRSEGLQARMMLFPGKHARVAGTGAEREISVAPSASWRDRGRTSGWLVFRLFLGLSVALFSGQLFALALELTGAAMGERVDELSVLPVPEAPWLCAAAIPFALLFLVYVVAGAGWLTARTALVLLGPSGAERLAALEERTEQLLERNRIARELHDSIGHALTVAVVQAGAARAAGDPAFTDRALGAIEETGRAALEDLERVLLVLREAEQPAGSRPTLQEADRLLDSARASGAKVEVTVSGPLETVPGPVSREGYRILQEALTNVLRHCGTVPVTVTLQVADKNLVLEVRNPLPPERGSGHGGTGSGLRGIRERAALLGGHARTGPVHDEWQVHVELPVA; the protein is encoded by the coding sequence ATGCCCCGCTTCCTGAGGCCGCTCGCGCGCGCGGTCACCTACACCCGCTGGCTGCATCTGCTGTGCTCGTCGGTGATCGCCTTCGTGTTCGCGATGGTCTACCCGGGGCTCTCCTCTCCCTCCGTGGGTGCCTGGGTGCTCATCTACGTGATACCCGCACCGCTGCTCCTGGTGCTCGGCGCGATTCCGGTGATGCGGCGTTCGGAGGGGCTGCAGGCGCGGATGATGCTGTTTCCCGGGAAGCACGCGCGCGTGGCCGGCACTGGTGCGGAGCGTGAGATCTCGGTCGCGCCCTCGGCATCGTGGCGGGACCGCGGCAGGACGTCGGGCTGGCTGGTGTTCCGGCTGTTCCTGGGGCTGTCGGTCGCCCTGTTCTCGGGTCAACTGTTCGCGCTGGCCTTGGAGTTGACGGGCGCGGCCATGGGTGAGCGAGTCGACGAGCTGTCGGTGCTGCCCGTGCCGGAGGCGCCCTGGTTGTGCGCGGCGGCGATCCCCTTCGCCCTGCTCTTCCTGGTGTACGTGGTGGCGGGCGCGGGGTGGCTGACGGCCCGCACGGCCCTGGTGCTCCTCGGCCCGTCCGGGGCCGAGCGGCTCGCCGCCCTGGAGGAGCGCACCGAGCAGCTCCTTGAGCGCAACCGCATCGCCCGCGAACTGCACGACTCCATCGGCCACGCGCTCACCGTCGCCGTCGTGCAGGCGGGTGCGGCGCGGGCGGCGGGCGATCCGGCGTTCACGGACCGGGCCCTCGGTGCCATCGAGGAGACCGGCCGGGCCGCCCTGGAGGATCTGGAGCGGGTGCTGCTGGTGCTGCGCGAGGCGGAGCAGCCGGCGGGCAGCCGCCCCACCCTCCAGGAGGCGGACCGGCTGCTCGACTCGGCGCGGGCCTCCGGGGCGAAGGTGGAGGTGACGGTGTCGGGCCCGCTGGAGACGGTGCCGGGGCCGGTGTCCCGCGAGGGCTACCGCATCCTTCAGGAAGCGCTCACGAACGTGCTGCGGCACTGCGGAACCGTGCCGGTCACCGTGACCCTCCAGGTCGCGGACAAGAACCTCGTCCTGGAGGTGCGCAATCCGCTGCCGCCGGAACGCGGGTCCGGACATGGCGGCACGGGAAGCGGCCTGCGCGGCATCCGGGAGCGTGCGGCGCTGCTCGGCGGGCATGCCCGGACGGGCCCGGTCCACGACGAGTGGCAGGTTCACGTCGAACTGCCGGTCGCGTGA
- a CDS encoding response regulator gives MPLTVLLVDDEPLVRAGLRAVLEAQPDITVVGEAADGAAVVPLVRELRPDVVAMDVRMPLLDGIEATRAVLRGAERPPKILVITTFENDEYVYGALRAGADGFLLKRARPEEIVHAVRLVAAGESLLFPAAVRKLAAEYGSSVARAALERAALTEREEQVLRLMARGLSNAEIATDLVVGTETVKSHVSAVLTKLGARDRTQAVIAAYESGFVAPS, from the coding sequence GTGCCGCTCACAGTTCTGCTCGTAGACGACGAACCGCTGGTCCGCGCGGGCCTGCGCGCGGTGCTCGAAGCGCAGCCGGACATCACGGTGGTGGGCGAGGCCGCGGACGGCGCGGCGGTCGTGCCCCTGGTCCGCGAGCTGCGACCCGACGTGGTCGCGATGGACGTCCGGATGCCGCTGCTCGACGGGATCGAGGCCACGCGCGCGGTGCTGCGCGGCGCGGAGCGGCCACCCAAGATCCTCGTGATCACCACGTTCGAGAACGACGAGTACGTGTACGGGGCGCTGCGCGCGGGCGCCGACGGCTTCCTCCTGAAGCGGGCACGCCCCGAGGAGATCGTGCACGCGGTGCGCCTCGTCGCGGCGGGTGAGTCGCTCCTGTTCCCGGCCGCGGTCCGCAAGTTGGCGGCGGAGTACGGGAGTTCGGTGGCCCGTGCGGCCCTGGAGCGCGCGGCGCTGACCGAACGCGAGGAGCAGGTGCTGCGGCTCATGGCGCGCGGCCTGTCGAACGCGGAGATCGCCACGGACCTGGTCGTCGGCACCGAGACGGTCAAGTCCCACGTGAGCGCGGTGCTGACGAAGCTGGGCGCGCGGGACCGGACGCAGGCCGTGATCGCGGCGTACGAGTCGGGGTTCGTGGCACCGAGTTGA
- a CDS encoding ROK family protein — MGRLTGGDPSLLRRINSAVVLHALRSTDFATLTEVTRVTGLSRPTVEGVVEGLIVGGLVVETTVEEPGARRQGRPARKFRFRAEAGHLLGLEIGAHRVTAVLSALDGRVLGSASKEVEETASVDERLEKLRGTVADLLRRAGVARGSLWAVGVGSPGIVQADGTVRLGTALPGWTGLPLGERLRRSFKCPVLVENDANAAAVAEHWQGAGADTDDMVFVLAGLSPGAGALIGGRLHRGFGGAAGEIGALHLLGREVRPETLLSTTGEPLHPLDELAVAHVFTLAREGDDRASAAVERFLQRLVHDVAALVLALDPELVVVGGWAAGLDGVLEPLRRELERYCLRPPRVALSTLGEAAVATGALRLALDHVEEELFATESTVTARR; from the coding sequence GTGGGGCGGCTGACCGGCGGGGATCCCTCTCTGCTCAGGCGGATCAATTCCGCGGTGGTGCTGCACGCGCTGCGTTCCACAGATTTCGCGACGCTCACCGAGGTCACCCGCGTCACCGGTCTGTCGCGGCCCACCGTGGAGGGCGTCGTCGAAGGGCTCATCGTGGGCGGGCTCGTCGTGGAGACCACGGTCGAGGAGCCGGGCGCGCGGCGGCAGGGCCGGCCCGCGCGCAAGTTCCGCTTCCGGGCCGAGGCCGGGCATCTGCTCGGCCTGGAGATCGGCGCGCACCGGGTGACCGCGGTGCTCTCGGCGCTCGACGGCAGGGTGCTCGGTTCGGCGTCCAAGGAGGTCGAAGAGACCGCGTCGGTGGACGAGCGACTCGAAAAACTGCGCGGCACCGTCGCCGATCTGCTGCGCCGCGCGGGCGTGGCCCGTGGCTCGCTGTGGGCGGTCGGCGTCGGCAGCCCGGGGATCGTGCAGGCGGACGGGACGGTGCGGCTCGGCACCGCGCTGCCGGGCTGGACCGGGCTTCCGCTCGGCGAGCGGCTGCGGCGCTCCTTCAAGTGCCCGGTCCTCGTGGAGAACGACGCGAACGCGGCGGCCGTGGCCGAGCACTGGCAGGGCGCCGGGGCGGACACCGACGACATGGTGTTCGTCCTCGCGGGCCTCAGCCCCGGGGCCGGCGCCCTGATCGGCGGCCGCCTGCACCGTGGCTTCGGGGGCGCAGCCGGGGAGATCGGCGCGCTGCACCTGCTGGGCCGCGAGGTGCGGCCCGAGACGCTGCTGTCCACCACGGGCGAGCCGCTGCACCCGCTGGACGAGCTCGCCGTGGCGCATGTGTTCACGCTGGCGCGCGAGGGCGACGACCGGGCGTCCGCCGCGGTCGAGCGGTTCCTTCAGCGGCTCGTGCACGATGTCGCGGCGCTGGTGCTCGCGCTCGATCCGGAACTGGTCGTCGTGGGCGGCTGGGCCGCGGGGCTCGACGGCGTGCTCGAACCGCTGCGGCGGGAGCTCGAGCGCTACTGTCTGCGGCCCCCGCGGGTGGCGTTGTCGACGCTGGGCGAGGCGGCGGTGGCCACGGGGGCGTTGCGGCTCGCGCTCGACCACGTGGAAGAGGAACTCTTCGCTACGGAGAGCACGGTTACGGCCCGCCGGTAG
- a CDS encoding GntR family transcriptional regulator, with amino-acid sequence MGTTQLEAAPEPKYWHLKTVLTDALDSEFAVGEILPNERDLAARFGVARATLRQALEQLELEGRLQRRRGVGTTVAPPRMGVAVASNDRDWPGGSADAWQAVDSTFEVPPGAVAAALEAAQDTEVHVLRRTRVSHGQPVAAELLYVPVGSAPDLTAIDAASGAARARAVVRELQRLGLDGEDRAVELGSARADDAKELDRLPGAPVLVVTTRYFSRGTTAAVSVATYRADTCRLTFGDTAGVEIHHAPQTRAS; translated from the coding sequence GTGGGGACCACGCAGTTGGAAGCGGCTCCGGAGCCGAAGTACTGGCACCTGAAGACCGTGCTGACCGATGCGCTCGACTCCGAGTTCGCGGTGGGCGAGATCCTGCCGAACGAGCGGGACCTCGCGGCCCGCTTCGGCGTCGCCCGCGCCACACTCCGCCAGGCCCTGGAGCAGCTGGAGCTGGAAGGCCGGCTGCAGCGCCGCCGCGGCGTCGGCACCACGGTCGCGCCGCCCCGCATGGGCGTCGCCGTCGCGTCGAACGACCGGGACTGGCCCGGTGGCAGCGCGGACGCGTGGCAGGCCGTCGACTCCACGTTCGAGGTTCCGCCGGGCGCCGTCGCCGCAGCTCTGGAGGCCGCGCAGGACACCGAGGTGCACGTCCTGCGCCGCACGCGGGTCTCGCACGGCCAGCCGGTCGCCGCCGAGCTGCTGTACGTTCCCGTGGGCTCGGCCCCCGACCTGACGGCCATCGACGCCGCGTCCGGCGCCGCACGCGCGCGTGCGGTCGTGCGGGAGCTGCAGCGCCTCGGGCTCGACGGGGAGGACCGCGCGGTCGAGCTGGGCTCGGCGCGCGCCGACGACGCGAAGGAACTCGACCGGCTGCCCGGCGCCCCGGTCCTCGTCGTCACGACCCGCTACTTCAGCCGCGGCACGACCGCCGCCGTTTCGGTGGCGACCTACCGCGCGGACACCTGCCGGCTCACCTTCGGTGACACGGCGGGCGTGGAGATCCACCACGCTCCGCAGACGCGGGCTTCGTAA
- the sigJ gene encoding RNA polymerase sigma factor SigJ: MATDTEIDDFEEHRPVLMGVAYRMLGRVADAEDVVQDAWLRWSRADRADVREPRAYLVRITTRLAIDRLRQAQSRRESYVGPWLPEPLVTDFGPTVPDTAEQAVLADSVSLAVLVVLESLSPLERAVFVLREAFGLSYAEIAGTLERGEAAVRQLAARARKHVDERRPRFDVDPVQQRDLTERFLAAATEGDLDGLMAMLAPDAQLVGDSGGKARAPLRVIESADKVGRFVQGAVRQGGAEGFELHLVEFNGTLGVLVTVNGKPDAVLQLGLGEGRIQQIYIVRNPDKLAALG; this comes from the coding sequence GTGGCCACCGACACAGAGATCGATGACTTCGAAGAGCACCGCCCAGTCCTCATGGGCGTGGCCTACCGCATGCTGGGCCGGGTCGCCGACGCGGAGGACGTCGTACAGGACGCCTGGCTGCGCTGGTCCCGCGCGGACCGGGCCGACGTCCGCGAACCGCGCGCCTACTTGGTGCGCATCACCACCCGGCTCGCCATCGACCGGCTGCGACAGGCCCAGTCGCGCCGCGAGTCCTACGTGGGGCCGTGGCTGCCCGAGCCGCTCGTCACCGACTTCGGGCCCACGGTGCCCGACACCGCCGAGCAGGCCGTGCTCGCCGACTCCGTGTCGCTCGCGGTGCTCGTCGTCCTGGAGTCACTCTCGCCGCTGGAGCGCGCGGTGTTCGTGCTGCGGGAGGCCTTCGGTCTGTCCTACGCGGAGATCGCCGGCACGCTGGAGCGCGGCGAGGCCGCCGTGCGGCAACTCGCGGCACGCGCGCGTAAGCACGTGGACGAGCGCCGGCCCCGCTTCGACGTCGACCCGGTCCAGCAGCGCGACCTCACCGAGCGCTTCCTGGCCGCCGCCACCGAGGGCGACCTCGACGGGCTGATGGCCATGCTCGCCCCGGACGCCCAGCTCGTGGGCGACAGCGGCGGCAAGGCCAGGGCGCCGCTGCGGGTCATCGAGAGCGCCGACAAGGTGGGCCGGTTCGTGCAGGGCGCCGTGCGGCAGGGCGGTGCGGAGGGCTTCGAGCTGCACCTCGTGGAGTTCAACGGAACGCTCGGCGTGCTCGTCACCGTGAACGGCAAGCCGGACGCCGTCCTCCAACTCGGCCTGGGCGAAGGCCGGATCCAGCAGATCTACATCGTGCGCAACCCGGACAAGCTCGCGGCGCTCGGCTAG
- a CDS encoding alpha/beta fold hydrolase has translation MVTEASFSIESAGGTHTVRLAYERTGTGEPLLLLHGIGHHWEAWQPVLPILAAERDVIAVDLPGFGRSPALPAGLAYDLAGVVPVLDAFCRHIGVERPHVAGNSLGGLLALDLGREKLVRSVTALSPAGFWTGAERRYAFGTLLAMRAGARAMPVPVIERLSRSAAGRAALTSTIYARPGRRSPEAVVAETLALREATGFRETLEAGRAVLFQDDIQELPVTIAWGTSDRILVRRQGIRAKHVIPQARLIKLPGCGHVPMNDDPALVSRVILDGSR, from the coding sequence ATGGTGACAGAGGCGTCCTTCAGCATCGAGAGCGCCGGAGGGACCCACACCGTGCGCCTCGCGTACGAACGCACGGGCACCGGTGAGCCGCTGCTTCTGCTGCACGGGATCGGGCACCACTGGGAGGCCTGGCAGCCGGTGCTGCCGATCCTCGCGGCGGAGCGGGACGTGATCGCGGTGGATCTGCCGGGATTCGGGAGGTCGCCCGCGCTGCCGGCCGGGCTCGCGTACGACCTGGCGGGCGTGGTCCCCGTCCTCGACGCGTTCTGCCGCCACATAGGGGTCGAGCGGCCGCATGTGGCGGGGAACTCGCTGGGCGGGCTGCTCGCCCTCGACCTCGGCCGGGAGAAGCTCGTACGGTCCGTCACGGCGCTCTCCCCCGCCGGGTTCTGGACCGGGGCCGAGCGGCGCTACGCGTTCGGGACGCTGCTCGCGATGCGGGCGGGCGCGCGGGCCATGCCGGTGCCGGTGATCGAGCGGCTCTCCCGCTCCGCGGCGGGGCGCGCGGCGCTCACCAGCACCATCTACGCGCGGCCCGGCCGCCGTTCACCCGAGGCGGTCGTCGCGGAGACGCTGGCCCTGCGGGAGGCCACCGGGTTCCGGGAGACCCTGGAGGCCGGTCGTGCGGTGCTGTTCCAGGACGACATCCAGGAGCTGCCGGTCACGATCGCGTGGGGCACCAGCGACCGCATCCTCGTGCGCCGCCAGGGCATCCGCGCCAAGCACGTCATCCCGCAGGCCCGCCTGATCAAGCTTCCCGGCTGCGGGCACGTCCCGATGAACGACGACCCGGCGCTCGTCTCGCGGGTGATCCTCGACGGGAGCCGGTGA
- the pdxR gene encoding MocR-like pyridoxine biosynthesis transcription factor PdxR, whose translation MTQPPVPGSRESPTPAWELLLPASSAPARARGRALQSTLRDAVRSGRLAPDTRLPSSRDLARDLGVSRGLVTEAYEQLTAEGYLRAGRGAGTWVGEAARAAAPGASDLAPRPSTGARADFVAGTPDLSLFPRAAWSAAQRAVLLDLPHHTLGYPDPRGLPRLRTALAELLVRRRGVVADPERIIVCSGVTQAVTLLGIVLRARGQHAIGVENPGSPQFEDLFATVGSRAVRLPMDEEGLAMGPLRESGVRTVITTPSHHFPSGIAYSAPRRTQLLSWARRVGGLIVEDDYDGDFRYDRAPVGALQGLDPEHVAYTGSVSKSLAPGLRLGWLIVPDALTDDVVARKRYMDLGNPALDQAVLARFVERGDYDRHLRRCQRAYKERRDALVAALHEHLPGTEVSGIAAGLHAIATLPDRFGPHQELLDLFSTAGVSVRPLGHYGGGADGGLSLVIGYAHLSPARITEGVRLMAQAALRARFP comes from the coding sequence ATGACACAGCCGCCCGTCCCTGGAAGCCGCGAATCACCCACCCCCGCCTGGGAGTTGCTGCTGCCTGCGTCGTCCGCCCCGGCACGCGCGCGTGGTCGCGCCTTGCAGTCCACGCTGCGGGACGCGGTGCGTTCGGGGCGGCTCGCACCCGACACCCGGTTGCCGTCGAGCCGGGACCTGGCCCGGGACCTCGGGGTGTCGCGGGGCCTGGTCACGGAGGCGTACGAGCAGTTGACCGCCGAGGGGTATCTGCGCGCCGGGCGGGGTGCAGGGACATGGGTGGGTGAGGCGGCGCGGGCGGCCGCGCCGGGCGCGAGCGACCTGGCGCCACGCCCTTCGACCGGCGCCCGGGCCGACTTCGTCGCGGGAACCCCTGACCTGTCGCTGTTCCCGCGCGCGGCGTGGTCGGCGGCGCAGCGCGCGGTGCTCCTCGACCTTCCGCACCACACCCTCGGCTACCCGGACCCGCGCGGCCTCCCCCGCCTGCGTACGGCCCTCGCCGAGCTGCTCGTCCGGCGGCGCGGCGTGGTGGCGGACCCGGAGCGGATCATCGTGTGTTCCGGGGTGACGCAGGCGGTGACGCTGCTCGGCATCGTGCTCCGCGCGCGGGGGCAGCACGCCATCGGTGTGGAGAACCCAGGCAGCCCGCAGTTCGAGGACCTGTTCGCGACGGTGGGCTCGCGGGCGGTGCGCCTTCCGATGGACGAGGAGGGGCTCGCCATGGGTCCTCTGCGGGAGTCCGGGGTCCGCACGGTGATCACCACTCCGTCGCACCACTTCCCGTCGGGCATCGCGTACTCGGCGCCCCGCAGGACCCAACTCCTCTCCTGGGCCAGGCGGGTGGGCGGCCTGATCGTGGAGGACGACTACGACGGGGACTTCCGCTACGACCGCGCACCCGTGGGCGCGCTGCAAGGGCTCGACCCCGAGCACGTCGCGTACACCGGGTCGGTGAGCAAGTCGCTTGCGCCGGGGCTGCGGCTCGGCTGGCTGATCGTGCCGGACGCGCTGACCGACGACGTCGTCGCGCGCAAGCGCTACATGGACCTCGGTAATCCGGCCCTCGACCAGGCGGTGCTCGCCCGCTTCGTCGAGCGCGGCGATTACGACCGCCACCTGCGCCGCTGCCAACGCGCGTACAAGGAACGCCGCGACGCCCTGGTGGCGGCACTGCACGAGCACCTGCCCGGCACCGAGGTCTCCGGCATCGCGGCGGGCCTGCACGCCATCGCCACGCTCCCCGACCGCTTCGGCCCGCACCAGGAACTCCTGGACCTCTTCTCGACCGCCGGGGTGTCCGTCCGCCCGCTCGGCCACTACGGCGGCGGCGCGGACGGCGGCCTGTCCCTGGTGATCGGCTACGCGCATCTGTCCCCGGCCCGCATCACCGAAGGGGTACGCCTCATGGCACAGGCCGCCCTGCGCGCCAGGTTCCCTTGA
- a CDS encoding alkaline phosphatase D family protein: MSDRPQTSEPGRRGVLRGALATSAALALPAIGGAAAPAFALSGRPKAGWGVQAGDVGAHSGLVWVRSDRPARMVVETSPTESFKKVTRWRGPLIGPDTDFTGTTRLRGLPPGEQIHYRVRLADPDDPRRTGEPVEGTFRTASVSRRDGVRFLWSGDIAGQGWGINPDRGGYRVYEDMRALDPDFFLCSGDNIYADGPILPSVTLPDGRVWRNVTTEEKSKVAETLDEFRGAFRYNLLDENLLRFNAQIPTITQWDDHEVHNNWYPGQILSDERYTEKNVDVLSARSLRAFSEYFPVSTLPPGDADGRVYRVLRQGPLLDVFVLDMRTYRNANSPGRQTDDTTGILGAEQLAWLKWELSRSRAVWKVIASDMPLGLVVPDGTNFEAVAQGDPGAPLGRELQLAELLRHIKHERITGTLWLTTDVHYTSAQHYEPSSAAFKDFEPFWEFVSGPLAAGGFKALKLDGTFGPRQVFIKAPDRNNTSPAETPPYFGEVEIDGGSGELTVRLRQEGGNVLFSQTLQPGRVGQ, translated from the coding sequence ATGTCAGACCGTCCGCAAACTTCCGAGCCCGGCCGCCGCGGGGTGCTGCGCGGCGCGCTCGCCACGTCGGCGGCGCTGGCCCTGCCGGCGATCGGCGGGGCCGCCGCGCCCGCGTTCGCGCTCTCCGGGCGTCCGAAGGCGGGCTGGGGTGTCCAGGCAGGTGACGTGGGCGCGCACTCGGGCCTCGTGTGGGTGCGCTCCGACCGGCCCGCGCGGATGGTCGTGGAGACCTCGCCCACCGAGTCGTTCAAGAAGGTCACCAGATGGCGGGGGCCGCTGATCGGCCCCGACACCGACTTCACCGGGACGACCCGGCTGCGCGGCCTGCCGCCCGGCGAGCAGATCCACTACCGCGTGCGGCTCGCCGACCCGGACGACCCGCGGCGCACCGGCGAGCCCGTCGAGGGGACCTTCCGTACGGCGTCCGTGTCGCGCCGGGACGGGGTGCGGTTCCTGTGGTCCGGCGACATCGCCGGGCAGGGCTGGGGCATCAACCCGGACCGTGGCGGCTACCGCGTGTACGAGGACATGCGCGCCCTCGACCCGGACTTCTTCCTGTGCAGCGGCGACAACATCTACGCCGACGGCCCGATCCTGCCCAGCGTGACGCTGCCGGACGGGCGGGTGTGGCGCAATGTGACCACCGAGGAGAAGTCCAAGGTCGCCGAGACGCTGGACGAGTTCCGTGGCGCGTTCCGCTACAACCTGCTCGACGAGAACCTGCTGCGCTTCAACGCCCAGATCCCCACGATCACGCAGTGGGACGACCACGAGGTGCACAACAACTGGTACCCCGGCCAGATCCTCAGCGACGAGCGCTACACCGAGAAGAACGTCGACGTGCTGTCGGCCCGCTCGCTGCGCGCGTTCAGCGAGTACTTCCCGGTCTCCACGCTGCCGCCGGGTGATGCCGACGGGAGGGTGTACCGGGTGCTGCGGCAGGGGCCGCTGCTCGATGTGTTCGTGCTCGACATGCGTACGTATCGGAACGCGAACTCGCCGGGGCGGCAGACCGACGACACCACCGGGATTCTCGGAGCCGAGCAACTCGCCTGGCTGAAGTGGGAGTTGTCGCGCTCGCGCGCCGTGTGGAAGGTGATCGCCTCCGACATGCCGCTGGGCCTCGTCGTCCCGGACGGCACGAACTTCGAAGCGGTGGCGCAGGGCGACCCCGGCGCGCCGCTCGGGCGTGAACTTCAGCTCGCCGAGCTGCTGCGGCACATCAAGCACGAGCGGATCACCGGCACCCTGTGGCTGACGACCGATGTGCACTACACGTCCGCGCAGCACTACGAGCCGTCGAGTGCCGCGTTCAAGGACTTCGAGCCGTTCTGGGAGTTCGTGTCGGGGCCGCTCGCGGCGGGCGGGTTCAAGGCGCTGAAGCTGGACGGGACGTTCGGCCCGCGGCAGGTCTTCATCAAGGCGCCGGACCGGAACAACACCTCGCCGGCCGAGACCCCGCCGTACTTCGGGGAGGTCGAGATCGACGGCGGCAGCGGGGAACTCACCGTACGGCTGCGGCAGGAGGGCGGCAACGTGCTGTTCTCGCAGACGTTGCAGCCGGGACGGGTGGGGCAGTGA
- a CDS encoding GNAT family N-acetyltransferase, with protein sequence MTNETHVVAVVLCCAAVLLATSAAGFRLLWSRRQEHAPPTADTGARPPASPEAAAGPLDPASSTLWRMRTTVRDEPGSLAALCTVLAHERVDILSLQTHPLADGTVDEFLLRTPEELTSGALTEAVAGAGGADTWVERADAHDLVDAPTRILGLATRTALDAAELPLTLRQLLGRCTIRSLPAKAVSASGGAPVEGGFDDTVLRLRTPEGGVIAVERPYLPFTPTEFARARALVELDTRLGPRVPNGEDVLTLPEGNDITVRRADIGDLDLSRAMHERCSQATLARRYHGPVADADRYLNHLLSPRYGRTLAAQTASGRIVALGHLLWDGDETEIALLVEDDWQRRGIGAELLGRLVAMAVEAGCASVYAVTQSANTGMVAAMRGLGLPLDYQIEEGTLVITARLDAAPVASLLPSALPSALPSAHEDEYERAEQHG encoded by the coding sequence ATGACTAACGAGACGCATGTTGTCGCTGTTGTCCTGTGCTGTGCCGCGGTCCTGCTCGCCACGTCCGCCGCCGGGTTCCGATTGCTCTGGTCACGACGCCAGGAGCACGCGCCACCCACGGCGGATACCGGCGCCCGGCCGCCCGCCTCTCCGGAGGCCGCGGCCGGGCCGCTCGACCCGGCGAGCAGCACGCTGTGGCGGATGCGGACGACCGTGCGGGACGAGCCGGGGTCGCTGGCCGCGCTGTGCACGGTCCTCGCCCACGAGCGAGTCGACATCCTGAGCCTGCAGACTCACCCGCTCGCCGACGGCACCGTCGACGAGTTCCTGCTGCGGACGCCCGAGGAGCTGACCTCGGGCGCGCTGACCGAGGCCGTCGCGGGCGCGGGCGGCGCCGACACCTGGGTCGAGCGGGCGGACGCCCACGACCTGGTGGACGCCCCCACCCGCATCCTCGGCCTCGCCACCCGCACGGCGCTCGACGCCGCCGAACTCCCGCTCACCCTGCGCCAGTTGCTGGGCCGCTGCACGATCAGGTCGCTGCCGGCGAAGGCGGTCTCCGCCTCCGGGGGCGCGCCGGTCGAGGGCGGCTTCGACGACACCGTGCTGCGGCTTCGCACCCCGGAGGGCGGGGTCATCGCGGTGGAGCGGCCGTATCTGCCGTTCACGCCCACCGAGTTCGCGCGTGCCCGCGCCCTCGTGGAGCTGGACACTCGGCTCGGCCCGCGGGTGCCGAACGGCGAGGACGTCCTGACGCTGCCCGAGGGCAACGACATCACGGTGCGGCGCGCCGACATCGGCGACCTGGACCTGTCGAGGGCGATGCACGAGCGGTGCTCCCAGGCCACGCTGGCCCGCCGGTACCACGGGCCGGTCGCCGACGCGGACCGCTATCTGAACCACCTGCTCAGCCCCCGCTACGGCCGCACCCTCGCCGCGCAGACCGCATCCGGCCGGATAGTCGCCCTCGGCCATCTGCTGTGGGACGGCGACGAGACCGAGATCGCGCTGCTCGTGGAGGACGACTGGCAGCGCCGCGGCATCGGCGCCGAACTCCTCGGCCGCCTGGTCGCGATGGCGGTCGAGGCGGGCTGCGCCAGCGTGTACGCGGTGACGCAGTCGGCCAACACGGGCATGGTCGCGGCGATGCGCGGCCTCGGCCTGCCCCTCGACTACCAGATCGAGGAGGGCACGTTGGTGATCACCGCCCGGCTCGATGCGGCACCGGTGGCGTCCCTGCTTCCGTCCGCGCTTCCGTCCGCACTTCCGTCCGCGCACGAGGACGAGTACGAGCGGGCCGAGCAGCACGGCTGA